Below is a genomic region from Myxococcus fulvus.
GTAGCGGTCCTCGGGGTCCGGCTTGAGGCACTTGGTGACGATGCCGTCCAGGCGCGCGTCCAGCCCGGGCTTGCGCTGCGAGGGCGGGTCGAACGTGCCCAGCGGCACCTCGCCGGTGAGCCACTCGTAGAGGATGACGCCCAGGGAGAAGATGTCCGCGCGCGCGTCCGCGTTCTTCGCGTCCACGCGCTGCTCGGGCGCCATGTACGACAGCGTGCCCATGGACACGTGCGTGGACGTCAGCGCGTAGCGCGACGAGGGACTGGCGTCATCCAGGAACGAGGCGAGCCCGAAGTCCGACACCTTGGCGATGCCGCCGGCCTGCTGGTCCAGCAGGATGTTCTCCGGCTTCAAGTCGCGGTGGATGACGCCGCGGCCGTGCGCGTACTCGATGGCCCGGCAGATTTCGAGCATGCGCCTGAGCGCGCCCATCATGTCGAACTGGGACTGGCGGATCAGCTCGCGCAGCGACGGGCCGTCCACGAACTCCATCACCAGGTAGTAGGTGGCGTCCGTCTTCCCCTTGTCGACGATGGAGACGACGTGGGGGTGGCTCAGCGCGGCGAGCGCCGCGGCCTCCTTCTGGAAGCGCGCGATGAAGGACGGGTCCTTCGCCAGCTCCTGGTTGAGCAGCTTCACCGCCACCGTGCGCCCGAGCGACAGCTGGGTGGCCTTGTGGACCTCGCCCATGCCTCCGGTGCCCACGAGCTTTTCGAGGCGGTAGCCGCTGATGAGGTCCGGGGAGCGAGGCCGGCTGATCGCCGTCGGGTCGATGGAGGACATGGCGGTAGACAGGGGGCCGCCAGGGTAGCAGAAACCTTCGACGCACGGGGCCAGGGCTCAAGGGGGTAGGGTCGCCCGCGCCCTCACCCGCCTGGCGACCAGGGAGGCTTTGTGGCTAGTGCCCGGACGCCGGCGTGCGGCCCACCGCCGCCCTCAGGCTGTTGCGCACCTGGTCCAGCGAGGAGCGCATCTGCCCGTGGCGCACCGACGCCGCCACCGCTCGCGACAGCGACTTGAGCAGCGACACGTCCTCGGGCTTCCACGCCCGGGGCTGCCGGCAGTCCTCGAACACCGCCACGCCCCACCACTGCTGACGCGAGGGGTTGATGGGGCACAGCAGGATGGAGTGCGTCCCCTGTCGCTCGAGCAGGTCGCGCATCATCGGCGGCGCGTCACGGGTGGGGCACGCGACCACCATCCCCGCCTCCAGCATGTCCACCCAGCCCGGCGCGAAGTCCCGGAACGAGAACGCGCGCAGCACGGGGTTGGCCAGGGGCGACGCGGTCGGCGGCTCCGCCCAGGCGTAGCGCAGGTCCGTCACGAACCGGCCGTACGTCTGCGACACCCGGTTCTCGAAGATGTAGGCCCGGTCCACGCCCATCGCGTGACCCACCATCGCCAGCGACTCCACCGCGGTGGCGGGGCAGAGGCCCTTCTCCAGCAACAGCTTCGAGGCTTCCGACACCTTCGAGAAGGCTTCCACCATGGGGGTGACTCCAGGAAAAACGGATTTGCAATGGGGTTCCGCAAGTATCCGGAACCAACTGTCATCCTCTGAAGTCACATTAAGCGCGATTACTGTGTTTCTGTCAAATCCCAGCTTTGCTGAAAATCAAGAGTTCGTCACGGAGACAATGACCCGGGCGGGGTGTAGATGACACAGGTGACTTTTCGAGGGAGGAGGCCTGGCGGTGAAGTGTCCGGGTGATGACAGACCCCGAAATGCCACGAGGGCGCCCCCCTTGGAAAGGGCGCCCTCGCGGGGATTCCTCGAAGTGAGGAAATCGAGACTACTTGGTCTCGGCGGCCGTCTCGGCCTTGGGGGCCTTCTTGGCCTTCTTGCCCTTGGCGGGCTTGGTCTCGGCGGCGGGCTTGGCCTCGGCCGTCTCGGGCTTGGCCTCCTCGGCCTTCACCTCGGCGGCGGGAGCGGGCTGCGCCTCGGCGGCGGCCGGCTTGGTCTCCGCGGCGGCCGGAGCAGGGGTGTTGGCAAACGCGGTGGCGGCGGCGAGCAGGGCGGCGGCGAACACGGTCTTCATGGAATGCTCCGTTGAGGCAGGACGACGCAGGATTGCGCCGTATCAGCGGGCAGGCGCTTGAGCAGCGGGCGTGCCAGCGCGGCCTTCCGAGGGAAGCGCGTGGGCTGTCGTCCGCGCGTTGGGGAGGAAATCCTCAGTTGAGGCTCCAACATTGGGGGCTTGCTCCCCAGACGGGCGCTTGTCGCTTTGACGACACCGGGCCACTTGAGCAAGCTGCGCACGCGTCCTTTGCTGCAACAGGACATGAGCCCGTCGCACCTCGTCGCGAATCTCTCGCGGCCGCGGCGCGGGAGAGACGGTGTATGCGGTCCCTGGGGTTCGCGATGGCGACGGCGGTGGCATGGCTGGCGACAGGGTGCGCGCGAATCCCGCCTGAGCGCCTGGAGGCGCAGGTGCTGGAGACGCTGCACTGGCAGCGCCAGTACGAGGCGGAGCGCGAGCGCATGGAGTCGGTGGCGGTGAAGCTGGCGGCGCTGGAGGCGGCCATCGAGCGGCTCAAGCAGGAGCGCGCGGAGGCGGAGCAGGGCCGCGCGGCGCTGATGGAGGAGCTGGCCCGCACGGAAGCCGACCGGCACGCGCTGGAGGAGCACAACACGCAGCTGCTCGCGCGGGAGCGGGAGCTCAACGAGCTGCGGGAGATGCACGAGCAGCTGTCGGATGTCTTCTATGAGTCGGCGCTGGAGCGGGCGCGGCGGCGGCTGCCGTCGGCGCGGCAGCCGGATGCTCCGGCGGCAGGCGACGGGACGGCGGCGCCCTGAAGGAAGGACGCGGGTCCTCCTCTGCCCGTGCTCCGTGGTACAGGACGACCCTGGTGAGCACCCGCAAGTCCATCCGCGGCTATCGCGCCGGCTTCTTCTTCGTGGTGGCCCTGCTGTCGGCCGTCACGGCCTTCATGTTGTGGACGGAGGTGCGCACGGGCGCGCAGGTGGACGCGCTGGTGAAGCAGGCGCTGGAGCGCGCCGGCCTCATCGGACGCATCCGCGTGGACGCGCTGTCGCTGGAGTCCGCGATTGAGGCGCACATCCGCGCCACGGACGACCGGGAGCGCGGCGCGGCCGACGCGGTGATGGAGGAGATCCTCACCGACATCCGCTTCGCCTCGGAGGCGTACACGCGCAACCTGCCCTCGGGCGACAAGGCGATGTGGGAGCGCTTCAACGCCGCGTGCCAGGGGCTGGCGGACCAGGTGCGCGCGGCGGCGGTGTTCTCGCAGCGGCGCGAGGCGGACCGGGCGCGTCGTCACCTGGCCGAGCGCATCCGTCCGGTGGCCGCGCAGCTGGACGCGCTGGGCGAGTCGCTGTCGGAGGAGAACGCGAACGAGGCGCGCAGGCTGGTGGGGCGGCTGGCCGACCTGCGCGTGCGCAACACGGCGCTGGGCGCGGGCACCACGCTCTTCGCCATGCTGCTGTCGGTCTTGATTGGGTGGCACATCACGCGGCTGCTCAAGCGCCAGGACGCGACGATTCAGGGACAGCTGGAGGAGCTGGGCCGGCACAACCAGGAGCTGGATGCCTTCACGCGCCGCGTGGCGCACGACCTCATCAGCCCGCTGGCGCCGCTCAAGGGCTACCTCACGCTCATCCGTCGCACGGGCGCGGTGAAGGACGCGGGCGCGCTGGAGATGCTGGCGCAGTGCGAGTCCAGCGCGGTGCGCATGGGGGAGCTGATTGAAGCG
It encodes:
- a CDS encoding GAF domain-containing protein, whose amino-acid sequence is MVEAFSKVSEASKLLLEKGLCPATAVESLAMVGHAMGVDRAYIFENRVSQTYGRFVTDLRYAWAEPPTASPLANPVLRAFSFRDFAPGWVDMLEAGMVVACPTRDAPPMMRDLLERQGTHSILLCPINPSRQQWWGVAVFEDCRQPRAWKPEDVSLLKSLSRAVAASVRHGQMRSSLDQVRNSLRAAVGRTPASGH
- a CDS encoding ATP-binding protein; amino-acid sequence: MVSTRKSIRGYRAGFFFVVALLSAVTAFMLWTEVRTGAQVDALVKQALERAGLIGRIRVDALSLESAIEAHIRATDDRERGAADAVMEEILTDIRFASEAYTRNLPSGDKAMWERFNAACQGLADQVRAAAVFSQRREADRARRHLAERIRPVAAQLDALGESLSEENANEARRLVGRLADLRVRNTALGAGTTLFAMLLSVLIGWHITRLLKRQDATIQGQLEELGRHNQELDAFTRRVAHDLISPLAPLKGYLTLIRRTGAVKDAGALEMLAQCESSAVRMGELIEALLRFCRAGTRGERTVGELDTAVTTVLLEVSQVAALQNVALDRALEAGVAVDCPGQLLQVTARNLLTNAVKYSAGRPDAKVTVSVATDGTDAVLEVSDNGIGMGPAVLTSLFQPFFRAPEVRSLPGHGLGLVTTKRVVEAHGGTLAVRSEEGKGTRVVVRFPKVARQTVGSAVQSAESSTASAIRKVAS